GGAGGAGTCATTTAACTGCACCTCAACTTGGCTCTTGGATacagtctttaaaaatatatattccaaAAGGTGTTTTTGCAGCagtgccatagaagaaccttcaAAAACGGTTCTTTACTGGCATTAATGgatccatgaagaacctttaacatccatagaaTCTTTAGTACAAACAGTACTTTCAAGGttgtttagattattaaaaatgttcttaataCACGCACTCACGCATGCAATGGTTCTTtcaagaactgttcactgaaatgtgtttttggtTTTAAAACCATGAGACACTAAACAATAGTATCCAACTGCAGAGACACAGCACTGATGAATGGAAAAGAAGGCAGGGTCTCAAGACACGTTTTTGATGTTATACTTCTTTCTTATCagaacatgtttttgtgttccactggatgtgaaacataaaaatgtgttctgtgtgaaccAAATGTTCTGGATACAAAGAGTGACTGATTTTTTAGGAAGTGTACAGTGTTAATACAGTGTTTTGTACAGTTGCTGAGTAAATGGTGATTTTGTTGGTGGTGGATTCTcacttcaactaaaatgttAGAGTCTATTCAGAGCAATTCAGACCCAGAAGTTTTCTCACCATAGTTATGCTTCTGCTGTGCACACATTAACGGCTTTGCATTACCTGTCTCATGTTATTTGCAACCCCTCTGAAGCTCCCTTTTAGCAACCCAACAAGAAATAGTGGAGTCAACTCTTTTCCACTCTTCCTTCACTTGAAGTCATTATTTCTTGTATTTTCTGGTTATTCTACTTTGTGTTGGGCATCCAAGTTGACTGGCTAACTGTACATTATCCCATACTAATATCTCATACTTCATTTATTACTCATTTAAAAACCTTTCACAAGAGTAATAATAGGTTTTTAAAATAAGGCTGTTTGGTAATTTCAGATTTAATGTTCATAAAACcgcaaaagaaaaagaatcaTGTAGTGTTAAGATATAGggctgtatatatacagtagtcaGCATTTGAAGcggatcaaaaaagttaatcaaagttgtactaagacaagaatgcattttaggttttaggacaactttgatgaaaggttttgatccacttcaaatgttgactggtgtatttatagtttaaaaaaacttacttttactttttgcttatttattatgGATAAATACATACTCTTTATAGAAAACAACACCCACAACATATTACATCAGTACCGTTTGCcactaaacaaacattttaaattaagctTATTCATggagcagttattttaaagtctGTTCAGAAACTACTGTAATTTGTTTAGAACTTCATATGCcctgtatacataaatacatacattcacatactgtgtgtatatatatatatatatatatatatatatatatatatatgaacaatatatattacatatatataacatttatatatttgttatatataacaaaaccagtcataagagaAAGtcaaattttttgaaattgagatttatacatcatctgaaagctgaataactatggtttgttaggatctgacaatatttggctgagatacaactatttgaaaatctggaatctgagggtgcaaaaaaatctaaatattgagaaaatcgcctttaaagttgaccaaatgaagtccttagcaatgcatattactaatcaaaaattaagttttgatatatttacggtaggaaatttacaaaatatcttcatggaatgtgatctttacttaatatcctaatgatttttggcataaaagaaaaatcaataattttgacccgtacaatgtattgttgactgttgctacaaatatacctgtgctacttacgactggttttgtgctccagggtcatatacaggtgctggtcatataattagaatatcatcaaaaagttgatttatttcactaattccatttaaaaagtgaaacttgtatattatattcattcattacacacagactgatatatttcaaatgtttatttcttttaattttgatgattagagcttacagctcatgaaagtcaaaaatcagtatctcaaaatactagaatattacttaagaccaatacaaagaaaggatttttagaaatcttggccaactgaaaagtatgaaaatgaaaagtatgagcactcagtacttagttggggctccttttgcctgaattactgcagcaaagcggcgtggcatggagtcgatcagtctgtggcactgttcaggtgttatgagagcccaggttgctctgatagtggccttcagctcatttgcattgttgggtctggtgtctctcatcttcctcttgacaataccccatagattctctatggggttcaggtcaggcgagtttgctggccaatcaagcacagtaacactatggtcattgaaccagcttttggtacctttggcagtgtgggcaggtgccaagtcctgctggaaaatgaaatcagcatctccataaaacttgtcaacagaaggaagcatgaagtgctctaaaatttccaggtagatggctgcgttgactgtggacttcagaaaacacagtggaccaacaccagcagatgacatggcagcccaaatcatcactgactgtggaaacttcacactggacttcaagcaacatggattctgtgcctctccactcttccttcagactctgggaccttgatttccaaatgaaatgtaaaatttactttcatctgaaaagaggactttggaccactgagcaacagtccagttcttcttctccacagcccaggtgagatgcttctgacgttgtctctggttcagaagtggcttggtagcccttttcctgaagatgtctgagcgtggtgactcttgatgcactgactccagcttcagttcactccttgtgaagctctcacaagtgtttgaatcagctttgattgactgtattctcaagcttgcagtcatccctgttgcttgtgcaccttttcctacccaaattcgtccttccagtcaactttgcatttaatatgctttgatacagcactctgtaaacagccacacctttcagtaatgaccctctgtgacttaccctctttgtggagggtgtcaatgttcgtcttctggatcattgccaagtcagcagtcttccccattattgtggtttcaaagaacaagatacccagaatttatactgtagggatggtcatttattcaaactcaaatgtaaatattctaatattttgagatactgattattgactttcatgagctgtaagctctaatcatcaaaattaaaagaaataaacatttgaaatatatcagtctgtgtgtaatgaatgaatataatatacaagtttcacttttgaatggaattagtgaaataaatcaacttttgatgatattctaattatatgaccagcacctgtatatatatatatatatatatatatatatagtagtcaacatttgaggTGGATCAAAAATTTCaccaaagttgtcctaagacaagagcacattttggttttaggacaacttaatgaaaggttttgatccacttcaaatgttgactatatatatatatatatatatatatatatattgtgtgtgtgtgtgtttttaaatgatacTAATGACAAGCTTTGTGGAAATCCCGTTGTAGCCGAGCATCAGGATGTCACTACCACGGACGCTGGGCGAGCTGCAGCTCTACCGAGTTTTACAAAGGGCCAACCTGCTGATGTACTATGACACCTTCATCCAGCAGGGAGGTGATGATGTCCAACAGCTGTGTGAGGCTGGCGAAGAGGAATTTCTCGAGATCATGGCACTAGTTGGCATGGCCACAAAACCCCTGCACGTGCGACGTCTGCAGAAAGCTCTGCGCGACTGGGCGGCAAACCCAGCGCTGTTCAACCAACCTCTGGCCACCAATGTGGCCCCTTGTGGAATCCCTCTCCTTAGGATCGACAGCGCCAGCGCTGCTGGCTCAGGGGTTATTGGTGGCAGAAAATCTTTAAGCAACGGTCAGCCAGGCTCTCCGTGTGAAAGAGAGGAAGTAGGATCTTGCCTTACACCGCTCAGGGATAACAGTCCAAAGAGCCCCTGCTCACAGGCCTCTCCTGTACCTCCAGACCATCTGTACAGAGAAAAACTGTCCCCCATGGATCCCCACTGGCTCAGTCCTGAAATGTATGGAGCCACTGAGTTAGATGAAGAACAGCCCATTACCCCTCTGCCTTTCGCTTGCCACTCGCGTCTTCTTGGTCCTCCTACGCCAACTTCTTCTTCATCCTCCTCCACTATGACCTCTCCGTGGCCCGGAGGTCAGCTGGACCCAGAAACCATTAAAGCCGTGGAGGAAAGCGTTGATAGGCTTCTAAGAACCATGCCGCAAGCAGATCAAACCGAGGTGAAGACGCTTTTGAGACTCAATAAGAAAATGGCCAAGACGGTGGGACACATTTTCAACCTGGAACCTCAAGACAAGAGCAAAGAGGAAGAGATTCGCAAATATAGCCTGATCTACGGCCGCTTTGACTCCAAGAGGAGGGAAGGGAAACAGCTCACCCATCATGAGGTTTGTTAAAgagaacattttgaacaaattgcacagatgttataaaaaatatgttttttctcACGTTTAGTTGTAATAAACACACAACTAAACTAAAGTATCTTCCTGTATCTCTAAAATGGTCTAAATTTGCTAAATTCAAACTAGGCTAATCTGCTGTAGACATTGTGCATTTAGTGGTGTTTGCTCAGTCGAAAATGACTActgttacaatatattaaactgCGAACAATATAGTATACAAAACTCAAAGtaaggagaggtgtgctattactTTAATAAGCAATTAGACTTACAATTTTTATTGTAGACAATGAAATGGGACCATTTCCATCCCAAAGCAACGTCTCATAACACTCTAGCAACTGCATAAAACACAGAAAAGTTAAGCAACAGCTTTGcatggcaaccacccacaacatcTTAGCATTGTGGTGATGACTTTTGCACAGGAAAGCAAGATTTGATTCTACAATCTTTTGATTACAGCCCATTttataaacctttaaaaaaacagcactgGATTAGATGAATCCAGCAATTCCTCCAGTTCATTTTCAgaggatttattttattatcccACAAGTCTTTGCATGTGTTTTGACAAGACCTTTTTATGATGAACTTTACAGAACTAACTGCAACTCCTAGATTTCACAGTAATATTTGATAGCatactgtaattttaaaatagcaGTTGTAAATATTTAGGCTACTATATACATTACAGGGgttgtttaatgcatttcataGTTTCATAGAGCTCAGATGACCcggtttaattttaatatttccaCTTTCAGATGCTCATCAATGAGGCTGCAGCTCAATTCTGCATTCGTGACAATGCTCTGTTGTTGCGTAGAGTTGAACTGTTCTCTTTAGCACGACAAGTGGCGAGAGAATGTGCCTACACATCAACATTTAAACATAACAGGTCAGGAACTACTTTCATCTTGATTTTGAAATTGTTTCAGATTTTGCATCCAGTTGAGGTGGTTATTGTTAGACGTTTACaggcatatttaaaatatgcacaTATACACAGTAAATGCAGCAGTGGAAAACCTAAGAGACCACTACAAAATTGTCCGTTTCTCTGAATTTACTGTTTACAGGAACGTTTAAGTAAattgaacatttttgttttattcaataatacTAATCAACACGACTTTTATAGCAttcatttgctgaaaatgaCTTCGGGTCAAAATATTAACGATACAGTGCTTTCAGACCTTGAataatgcaaagaaaacaagttcatattcatttttaaatatcacaataCTAATGTTTTAACTTGGGAAGAGTTTGAAAATCAATATTTGTGGAATAAATCACATAAATAGTAAATCCAcagaaatttatttttcttcttataCCTAGGCTCATGCCAAGACAAAAGCaaaccatgtttttattttctgcccaacttttctgaaaaacagacttttttttttttgaactcCAAGAATTTTAATTCGATCTTCACCAAACCTGACTCATATCATCTTCAAAGGTTTTTCATGAGTCAAAACAGTCATTCAACAGAAAGCACACCAAAAACAACATAAGTTTCGCAATGCTATAAGACAATGAAATTTGGTTTATCACAACCAAGACCTGAGAGTACCTGAGCAGTTTGGAgacagcgccacctattggcgatgaaatctaaaaaaaaaaaggtttgtttcACAATTGTTTGGCCTAAAAGAGTGGTTCCAAAAATGGGTGTGTCAGACAAAGGAGACATGCAATGAGACTGCTCAGTTTACCACAATGCATAGGCAAATCATGATCAAACCTGGTATGTGTCATCAGCGCCATGTCCATATGTCCATGTAAAGAGACTATTACAAAACTATAATTTATGTTTGTTGACCATACGGTGTAAAGGATATAgtcaaaaatataa
The Onychostoma macrolepis isolate SWU-2019 chromosome 11, ASM1243209v1, whole genome shotgun sequence genome window above contains:
- the nab2 gene encoding NGFI-A-binding protein 2 isoform X1, whose translation is MSLPRTLGELQLYRVLQRANLLMYYDTFIQQGGDDVQQLCEAGEEEFLEIMALVGMATKPLHVRRLQKALRDWAANPALFNQPLATNVAPCGIPLLRIDSASAAGSGVIGGRKSLSNGQPGSPCEREEVGSCLTPLRDNSPKSPCSQASPVPPDHLYREKLSPMDPHWLSPEMYGATELDEEQPITPLPFACHSRLLGPPTPTSSSSSSTMTSPWPGGQLDPETIKAVEESVDRLLRTMPQADQTEVKTLLRLNKKMAKTVGHIFNLEPQDKSKEEEIRKYSLIYGRFDSKRREGKQLTHHEMLINEAAAQFCIRDNALLLRRVELFSLARQVARECAYTSTFKHNRTYSDDCTASVDCSAQKRIKLDITDSDRLSKDPVANSDNRSTADDNSLSGESLDSLTQDISPQLHPSSSPHPLTDTTGLINWSRQLMQQTLMDEGLRLARMVSRDHASKVSLGSEKRQISEMEEKVSERRASSNRSTSPANTKDDP
- the nab2 gene encoding NGFI-A-binding protein 2 isoform X3, coding for MSLPRTLGELQLYRVLQRANLLMYYDTFIQQGGDDVQQLCEAGEEEFLEIMALVGMATKPLHVRRLQKALRDWAANPALFNQPLATNVAPCGIPLLRIDSASAAGSGVIGGRKSLSNGQPGSPCEREEVGSCLTPLRDNSPKSPCSQASPVPPDHLYREKLSPMDPHWLSPEMYGATELDEEQPITPLPFACHSRLLGPPTPTSSSSSSTMTSPWPGGQLDPETIKAVEESVDRLLRTMPQADQTEVKTLLRLNKKMAKTVGHIFNLEPQDKSKEEEIRKYSLIYGRFDSKRREGKQLTHHEMLINEAAAQFCIRDNALLLRRVELFSLARQVARECAYTSTFKHNRTYSDDCTASVDCSAQKRIKLDITDSDRLSKDPVANSDNRSTADDNSLSGESLDSLTQEMEEKVSERRASSNRSTSPANTKDDP
- the nab2 gene encoding NGFI-A-binding protein 2 isoform X2, which encodes MSLPRTLGELQLYRVLQRANLLMYYDTFIQQGGDDVQQLCEAGEEEFLEIMALVGMATKPLHVRRLQKALRDWAANPALFNQPLATNVAPCGIPLLRIDSASAAGSGVIGGRKSLSNGQPGSPCEREEVGSCLTPLRDNSPKSPCSQASPVPPDHLYREKLSPMDPHWLSPEMYGATELDEEQPITPLPFACHSRLLGPPTPTSSSSSSTMTSPWPGGQLDPETIKAVEESVDRLLRTMPQADQTEVKTLLRLNKKMAKTVGHIFNLEPQDKSKEEEIRKYSLIYGRFDSKRREGKQLTHHEMLINEAAAQFCIRDNALLLRRVELFSLARQVARECAYTSTFKHNRTYSDDCTASVDCSAQKRIKLDITDSDRLSKDPVANSDNRSTADDNSLSGESLDSLTQDISPQLHPSSSPHPLTDTTGLINWSRQLMQQTLMDEGLRLARMVSRDHASKVSLGSEKRQISAFQFTRRGLEWCGLLVDYCDVFIS
- the nab2 gene encoding NGFI-A-binding protein 2 isoform X4 encodes the protein MSLPRTLGELQLYRVLQRANLLMYYDTFIQQGGDDVQQLCEAGEEEFLEIMALVGMATKPLHVRRLQKALRDWAANPALFNQPLATNVAPCGIPLLRIDSASAAGSGVIGGRKSLSNGQPGSPCEREEVGSCLTPLRDNSPKSPCSQASPVPPDHLYREKLSPMDPHWLSPEMYGATELDEEQPITPLPFACHSRLLGPPTPTSSSSSSTMTSPWPGGQLDPETIKAVEESVDRLLRTMPQADQTEVKTLLRLNKKMAKTVGHIFNLEPQDKSKEEEIRKYSLIYGRFDSKRREGKQLTHHEITDSDRLSKDPVANSDNRSTADDNSLSGESLDSLTQDISPQLHPSSSPHPLTDTTGLINWSRQLMQQTLMDEGLRLARMVSRDHASKVSLGSEKRQISEMEEKVSERRASSNRSTSPANTKDDP